A region from the Cannabis sativa cultivar Pink pepper isolate KNU-18-1 chromosome 9, ASM2916894v1, whole genome shotgun sequence genome encodes:
- the LOC115723063 gene encoding pectinesterase inhibitor 4, whose product MEEQLKLKMKLKLNNGVRPPLFSNSFIIFLFFILFNSPTAFCVSRNNTLFGLYLTKSKTASSSSSVSTPPKQNPKLPSPSKSQQTFAVKPNPNQPTTTTDNDDPKSNDYIFSRSSSMPIPTQPPTTTPPEIKKICDNTDYPSLCVASLTPFLSGRGKAEPISLLGLAIKATTVHAKKALAMASKLAAAPGASKGDVMSLESCKEIYDDAISNLENANEAVGSRDIGTVNSMMSAVVTDSENCEDSFDGDSPLFKYDDKLRKMASNCLAIASLIN is encoded by the coding sequence ATGGAGGAACAGCTAAAGCTTAAAATGAAGCTCAAGCTCAACAATGGCGTCCGACCACCACTGTTCTCAAACTCATTCATCATCTTCTTATTCTTCATTCTCTTTAACTCACCAACCGCATTTTGCGTAAGCCGAAACAACACACTCTTCGGACTTTACTTAACAAAATCCAAAACGGCGTCGTCTTCTTCCTCTGTTTCAACCCCACCAAAACAGAATCCAAAACTTCCGTCACCGTCAAAATCTCAGCAAACGTTTGCCGTTAAACCAAACCCTAACCaacccaccaccaccaccgacAACGACGACCCCAAAAGCAACGACTACATCTTCTCACGTTCATCATCAATGCCGATTCCCACACAGCCACCGACGACAACTCCGCCGGAGATTAAGAAAATCTGCGACAACACCGATTACCCTTCTCTCTGCGTTGCTTCGTTAACCCCATTTTTGAGTGGGAGAGGGAAAGCGGAGCCGATTTCTCTTCTGGGTCTGGCTATTAAGGCGACGACTGTTCACGCCAAGAAAGCTCTGGCCATGGCGTCGAAGCTGGCGGCGGCTCCGGGAGCGTCGAAGGGAGATGTGATGTCGTTGGAGAGCTGTAAAGAGATCTATGATGATGCCATTTCTAACCTTGAAAATGCTAATGAAGCGGTGGGGAGTCGAGATATTGGGACGGTGAATAGTATGATGAGTGCGGTGGTGACTGATTCGGAGAATTGTGAAGACTCTTTTGATGGAGATTCGCCATtgtttaagtatgatgataagcTTAGGAAGATGGCTAGTAATTGTTTAGCCATTGCTTCTTTAATCAattga
- the LOC115722495 gene encoding uncharacterized protein LOC115722495, translating into MMESLDGPELAVIRKRRSNASRRPRVDSHSLLENFNLLTLSAEVYSNGDNIKNQDIGDNRVAVSDGLGRENKLKKLKLKVGGVTHTIHTKSTDDFSYGDSTIFRNSSCSVTAFTTREKPLPQDDKNGNHSCSSDKKRGFGVRWKDMSKNDFSSQKGHGSRGIPAHHEPIRKSNRVPKRRALDARLDEDDDDEDEEIRYLERLRASKNSGGNENGKDYRSHQEHVVLKLPKSRLMVDGLYNDAVGDYVLPKLGSRKKSRPEKEFEDIDYMAEEEVISDEEPGSAGKNLKKECPSPYVQEWKESIPTTRTRAMQQGQEVLNGLSASSIDVSNYLVSSKSRRKKDKPSELEQQLKKAEAAQKRRMQSEKAAREAEAEAIKKILGQDSGRRKREEKMKKHRDEWLQGKAANALTLSSNTVRWVNNPSGSIVTFSDDIGLPSLFNPVQCSYPPPRERCAGPNCTNTYKYRDSKSNLPLCSLQCYKALHKKLQPLVTC; encoded by the exons ATGATGGAAAGTTTGGATGGACCTGAGTTAGCTGTTATAAGAAAGAGAAGGAGTAACGCATCACGAAGGCCTCGGGTTGATTCACATTCACTTCTAGAAAACTTCAATCTTTTGACATTGTCAGCAGAGGTTTATAGCAATGGAGACAATATTAAAAATCAAGATATTGGGGATAATAGAGTAGCTGTTTCTGATGGATTGGGAAGAGAAAACAAGCTGAAGAAGTTGAAACTCAAAGTGGGTGGTGTTACTCATACAATCCATACCAAGTCCACAGATGACTTCTCCTATGGTGATAGCACCATTTTCAGAAACTCTTCTTGCTCTGTGACTGCCTTCACGACTCGGGAGAAGCCGCTTCCTCAG GATGACAAAAATGGAAATCATTCCTGTTCTTCAGATAAAAAGAGAGGTTTTGGAGTTAGATGGAAGGATATGTCAAAAAATGATTTTAGCTCGCAAAAGGGGCATGGTTCAAGGGGAATTCCTGCTCACCATGAACCTATTCGTAAGAGCAATCGGGTTCCTAAGAGACGAGCCTTGGATGCTAGATTGgatgaggatgatgatgatgaagatgaagaaattCGTTACCTTGAGAGGCTTAGGGCCTCTAAAAACTCTGGTGGCAATGAAAATGGGAAGGATTACAGAAGCCACCAAGAACACGTGGTTTTGAAGCTTCCAAAAAGTCGTTTGATGGTAGATGGGTTGTATAATGATGCTGTTGGAGATTATGTTTTGCCAAAGCTGGGAAGTAGAAAGAAGTCAAGACCGGAGAAAGAATTCGAGGATATAGACTACATGGCCGAAGAAGAAGTGATATCTGATGAGGAACCTGGATCTGCTGGGAAGAATTTAAAAAAGGAGTGTCCTAGTCCTTATGTGCAAGAATGGAAGGAATCAATCCCAACTACACGAACTAGAGCCATGCAGCAAGGCCAAGAGGTTTTAAATGGGTTGTCAGCGAGTTCTATTGACGTTTCAAATTACTTAGTTTCTTCCAAATCTAGAA GAAAAAAGGATAAGCCCTCTGAACTGGAACAACAATTAAAGAAGGCTGAGGCTGCACAGAAACGTAGAATGCAGTCAGAGAAAGCGGCTCGGGAGGCTGAG GCTGAGGCAATAAAAAAGATACTTGGCCAAGATTCTGGAAGaaggaaaagggaagagaaaATGAAGAAACATAGAGACGAGTGGTTACAG GGAAAAGCTGCCAATGCCCTCACACTTTCATCAAATACTGTTAGATGGGTTAATAATCCGAGTGGATCCATCGTTACATTCTCCGATGATATTGGCTTACCAAGTTTATTTAATCCAGTTCAGTGCAG TTATCCTCCTCCAAGGGAAAGATGTGCAGGGCCAAATTGTACAAATACATACAAGTACCGAGATTCGAAATCTAATCTTCCTCTCTGCAGTCTCCAATGTTACAAGGCATTGCATAAGAAATTGCAGCCTCTTGTTACCTGCTGA